A stretch of uncultured Methanobrevibacter sp. DNA encodes these proteins:
- a CDS encoding sugar phosphate nucleotidyltransferase has product MIGVILAAGMGTRLMPLTKEIPK; this is encoded by the coding sequence ATGATTGGTGTGATATTGGCCGCAGGAATGGGTACTAGACTAATGCCTCTAACTAAAGAAATTCCTAAAG